The following coding sequences lie in one Cloeon dipterum chromosome 1, ieCloDipt1.1, whole genome shotgun sequence genomic window:
- the Taldo gene encoding transaldolase: protein MSGGEPTSKKSKMSSSLAQLKELTIVVADSGDFEVMEKYKPTDATTNPSLILLAAKMPQYKHLIEKAVEYGKSAGKNEKEQLEEAMDKLLVLFGTEILKIVPGRVSTEVDAKLSFDKNGSVKKAIKLISMYKEHGIEKERILIKLASTWEGIQAAKELEEKHGIHCNLTLLFSFCQAVACAEAGVTLISPFVGRILDWYVANTDKKSYKPDEDPGVVSVTRIYNYYKKFNYKTVVMGASFRNIGEVKALAGCDLLTISPKLLEELDSSNEPVPIKLSSEKAKSSSEKKIELSEEQFRWMLNEDQMATDKLSDGIRKFSEDARKLEKLITELLD from the exons ATGTCTGGAGGAGAACCAACGAGCAAGAAGTCGAAGATGTCGAGCTCTCTGGCACAGCTGAAGGAGTTGACCATCGTAGTGGCCGACAGCGGCGACTTCGAAG TGATGGAAAAGTACAAACCAACCGACGCAACGACAAACCCGTCGCTAATCCTGTTGGCCGCGAAAATGCCCCAGTACAAACACCTCATTGAAAAGGCTGTCGAGTATGGAAAATCTGCTGGCAA GAACGAGAAGGAGCAACTGGAGGAGGCCATGGACAAGCTGCTGGTGCTCTTTGGAACTGAAATCCTGAAAATCGTGCCCGGCAGAGTGTCCACTGAGGTTGATGCCAA ACTCAGTTTTGACAAGAACGGCAGTGTGAAAAAGGCCATCAAGCTGATAAGCATGTACAAGGAGCACGGAATCGAAAAGGAGAGGATTCTGATTAAGCTCGCCTCCACTTGGGAAGGAATCCAAGCCGCAAA AGAGTTGGAAGAAAAGCACGGCATCCACTGCAACCTGACTCTGCTCTTCTCCTTCTGCCAGGCGGTGGCCTGTGCCGAGGCAGGAGTCACCCTCATTTCGCCCTTCGTTGGGAGAATTCTCGACTG GTATGTGGCCAACACTGACAAGAAGAGTTACAAGCCGGACGAAGACCCTGGCGTGGTGTCCGTGACCCGcatttacaattattacaaGAAGTTCAACTACAAAACAGTTGTGATGGGCGCCTCCTTCCGCAACATCGGTGAGGTGAAAGCCCTGGCCGGCTGCGACCTGCTCACCATCAGCCCAAAGCTGCTGGAAGAATTAGACAGCAGCAACGAACCAGTTCCCATTAAACTCTCCTCCGAAAAAG ctaaaagcagcagcgagaAGAAAATCGAGTTGAGCGAGGAGCAGTTCCGCTGGATGCTGAACGAGGACCAGATGGCCACCGACAAGTTGTCGGACGGAATCCGCAAGTTCTCAGAGGACGCCAGAAAGTTGGAGAAATTGATCACGGAGTTGCtcgattga
- the LOC135934809 gene encoding cytoplasmic dynein 2 heavy chain 1-like, with protein sequence MAVANDFRKKFVLQCIENFFDISNIDDLLLDNAALERFLNDQFCTKFCVRRTPEASIDGHRITFSNEVSCKHNDQLIVFFKTRTEELTADNLHDVISTATLAGGAVTSFLQTIQNIYIPAIIQGDHKASQGIREALVQLETKLKGEIQEIESVAGED encoded by the exons ATGGCTGTGGCTAATGATTTCAGGAAGAAATTCGTCCTCCAATGTATAG aaaatttcttCGACATCTCAAACATCGACGACCTCCTCCTGGACAACGCCGCCCTTGAGCGTTTCCTCAACGACCAATTTTGCACGAAATTTTGCGTGCGGCGCACCCCTGAAGCCAGCATCGACGGACACCGAATCACCTTCTCAAACGAGGTTTCCTGCAAACACAACGACCAGCTCATCGTCTTCTTCAAAACCAGGACGGAGGAGCTGACCGCGGACAATTTGCACGATGTCATCAGCACCGCCACCCTCGCCGGAGGGGCGGTCACCTCGTTTCTGCAGACGATCCAGAATATTTACATCCCAGCTATTATTCAA ggtGACCACAAAGCGAGTCAGGGCATTAGAGAGGCTCTTGTGCAGCTGGAGACAAAATTGAAAGGGGAAATCCAGGAAATTGAATCTGTAGCTGGTGAGgactga